One [Clostridium] saccharolyticum WM1 DNA segment encodes these proteins:
- a CDS encoding galactose ABC transporter substrate-binding protein, whose translation MKRLRKGIFLFFFIVWTAFPLYGCAPMEQKKDVGESATSEAGTEGVPEETGPKIGVSIYRYDDTFMKLYRQELKQYLEETYHAEVIMRNAGGDQKEQDKQVNQFISDGCDGIIVNPVEIPAAQELADACSRAGIPLVFINREPKEEEQKRWREKQMAVSCVGTDSRQAGTYQGEIILETLNKGDFNGDGVVSYVMLMGEKGNEDSQYRTEYSIKALEEGGMKTEELFSGNGNWNKDEGKKLAKQALASWGNRIEVFFCNNDSMANGALEAVEEAGRIPGKDIYLVGVDALQDTVTYIKEGRMTGTVLNDHEGQSQMAADTLKKMIDGESVETRYQVDYIKVTAISTFQTLKGED comes from the coding sequence ATGAAACGGTTAAGGAAAGGGATCTTTTTGTTTTTTTTCATAGTCTGGACTGCTTTTCCGCTTTATGGCTGCGCTCCTATGGAGCAGAAAAAAGATGTTGGGGAAAGTGCTACATCAGAAGCGGGAACGGAAGGAGTCCCTGAGGAGACAGGCCCTAAGATCGGGGTAAGCATATACCGCTATGACGATACGTTTATGAAGCTGTATCGTCAGGAGCTGAAGCAATATCTGGAAGAAACATATCATGCAGAGGTGATCATGCGCAATGCCGGAGGTGACCAGAAAGAGCAGGACAAGCAGGTGAATCAGTTTATTTCAGACGGTTGTGACGGGATCATAGTGAATCCGGTAGAAATCCCGGCGGCACAAGAGCTTGCAGATGCCTGCAGCAGGGCGGGGATCCCGTTGGTTTTTATAAACCGTGAGCCCAAGGAAGAGGAACAGAAGCGGTGGCGGGAAAAGCAAATGGCAGTATCGTGTGTTGGAACAGATTCCAGGCAGGCAGGAACCTATCAGGGAGAGATCATTCTGGAAACACTTAATAAAGGAGATTTTAACGGCGATGGTGTGGTGTCTTATGTTATGCTCATGGGAGAGAAAGGCAATGAGGACAGCCAATACCGGACGGAATATTCCATTAAGGCCCTGGAAGAAGGAGGAATGAAGACGGAAGAGCTGTTTTCCGGCAATGGAAACTGGAATAAGGATGAAGGGAAAAAGCTTGCCAAACAGGCGCTTGCTTCCTGGGGAAACCGCATTGAAGTGTTCTTCTGCAACAATGATTCCATGGCAAACGGTGCCCTGGAGGCTGTGGAAGAGGCGGGCCGTATACCCGGAAAGGATATTTACCTGGTAGGGGTGGATGCCCTTCAGGATACGGTAACATATATTAAGGAAGGCAGAATGACCGGTACTGTATTAAATGATCATGAGGGACAGTCTCAGATGGCTGCCGATACTTTAAAAAAAATGATTGACGGGGAAAGTGTGGAGACTAGGTACCAGGTGGATTATATCAAGGTCACTGCAATCAGTACCTTTCAAACATTAAAAGGAGAAGATTAA
- a CDS encoding sugar ABC transporter ATP-binding protein — MAEKYRLEMIGVSKSFPGVKALDGINLKVRPGTVHALMGENGAGKSTLMKCLFGIYKMDEGKVLIDGKDVSIANPDDALHKGLAMVHQELQPVPARSIAENMYLGRYPLIKIGPLKIVDHKTMNLEAEKWLKDVKMSFNPRAKLGTLSIGQMQSVEIAKAVSQNAKLVILDEPTSSLTDNEVEALFRIVRDLKARGVSMIYISHKMAEIRQIADDITIMRDGTYVGSWEVKDISDEEIVKQMVGRELSNVYPPKEDYRTEETVLKVSHLSSIHQRSFQDCSFELKKGEILGFGGLVGAQRTELMEAIFGMRHIAGGQIEILGKKVTVKRPQDAIADSVGMITEDRRGTGIFGCLSIADNTAIASYRNYTKAGTINSRKVGQVVKDSIAKLSIKTPNDRTLIQSLSGGNQQKVIIARWLANNPDILIMDEPTRGIDVGAKYEIYQIMIELVKQGKSIIMISSEMPELIGMSNRIIVMCNGHITGELEDEEATQEKIMAFATKFDLNDKVTENFTQEVKS, encoded by the coding sequence ATGGCAGAGAAGTACAGACTGGAAATGATAGGGGTCAGCAAATCCTTCCCTGGCGTTAAAGCGCTCGATGGCATCAACTTAAAAGTACGTCCCGGTACCGTTCACGCCCTGATGGGTGAAAACGGAGCAGGTAAATCGACCCTTATGAAATGTCTTTTCGGCATTTATAAAATGGATGAAGGAAAGGTTCTTATCGACGGGAAAGATGTAAGCATCGCAAATCCTGATGATGCCCTCCACAAGGGGCTTGCCATGGTGCATCAGGAGCTGCAGCCGGTACCGGCGCGTTCCATTGCGGAAAATATGTATCTTGGAAGATATCCCTTAATAAAAATAGGCCCTTTAAAAATAGTTGATCATAAGACCATGAACCTGGAAGCAGAAAAATGGTTAAAAGATGTAAAAATGAGTTTTAATCCCAGGGCAAAACTTGGGACACTATCAATCGGACAAATGCAGTCAGTGGAAATTGCAAAGGCAGTGAGCCAGAATGCAAAGCTGGTAATTTTGGATGAACCGACCTCATCGCTGACTGATAATGAAGTGGAGGCGCTGTTTCGCATTGTCAGGGATTTAAAAGCCCGGGGCGTTTCCATGATATATATCAGCCATAAGATGGCTGAGATCCGGCAGATTGCCGACGACATTACGATCATGCGGGATGGAACCTACGTAGGCTCCTGGGAAGTAAAGGACATTTCCGATGAGGAAATCGTAAAACAGATGGTAGGCCGGGAATTAAGCAATGTATATCCGCCCAAGGAAGATTACCGGACAGAGGAAACGGTTTTAAAAGTAAGCCATTTAAGCAGCATCCATCAGCGTTCCTTCCAGGATTGCTCCTTTGAATTAAAGAAGGGGGAGATACTGGGATTCGGAGGCTTGGTAGGTGCCCAGAGAACAGAACTCATGGAAGCCATTTTTGGAATGCGCCACATTGCCGGCGGGCAGATAGAGATCCTTGGTAAAAAGGTGACTGTCAAGCGTCCGCAGGATGCCATTGCCGATTCCGTAGGGATGATCACTGAGGACCGGAGAGGAACCGGTATTTTCGGCTGTCTGAGCATAGCTGATAATACGGCCATAGCCTCTTACCGGAATTATACCAAGGCCGGAACCATCAACAGCAGAAAGGTGGGGCAGGTAGTAAAGGACAGCATTGCAAAGCTGAGTATTAAGACACCCAATGACAGGACCCTGATCCAATCCCTGTCAGGAGGAAACCAGCAAAAGGTAATCATTGCCAGATGGCTGGCGAATAACCCCGATATCCTGATCATGGATGAACCCACCAGGGGGATTGACGTTGGGGCAAAATATGAGATTTACCAGATCATGATTGAACTTGTTAAGCAGGGAAAATCAATTATCATGATTTCTTCCGAAATGCCGGAGCTGATCGGCATGTCAAACCGGATTATCGTTATGTGCAATGGCCATATCACCGGAGAACTGGAAGATGAAGAGGCAACCCAGGAAAAGATCATGGCATTTGCCACTAAATTTGATCTAAACGATAAGGTAACAGAAAATTTCACACAGGAGGTTAAATCATGA
- a CDS encoding CYTH domain-containing protein, whose protein sequence is MEIERKYLITQPPAGYSSHPYHFIEQGYLSTEPVVRVRREDDVFYLTYKSKGLLEREEYNLPLTRESYEHLIKKADGHILTKRRYLIPLEDSGHLTIELDVFEGRFKGLVLAEVEFPEREEAERFIPPSWFGEDVTFSGDYQNSRLSRLP, encoded by the coding sequence ATGGAAATAGAACGCAAATATCTCATAACCCAGCCGCCGGCCGGTTACTCCAGCCATCCTTATCACTTCATAGAGCAGGGGTATCTCTCGACAGAGCCTGTCGTCCGTGTACGCAGAGAGGATGATGTCTTTTACCTTACCTACAAATCAAAAGGACTCTTAGAGCGGGAGGAATACAATCTCCCTTTGACCCGGGAATCCTATGAGCATCTGATTAAAAAAGCAGACGGACACATCCTGACAAAAAGAAGGTACCTGATCCCATTGGAAGACTCCGGCCATCTGACCATAGAATTGGATGTATTTGAAGGCCGTTTTAAAGGGCTTGTATTGGCCGAAGTGGAATTTCCTGAGAGAGAGGAAGCAGAACGCTTCATCCCTCCCTCCTGGTTTGGAGAAGACGTAACCTTTTCAGGCGATTATCAGAACAGCAGGCTGAGCAGGCTGCCATAG
- a CDS encoding galactose ABC transporter substrate-binding protein, with amino-acid sequence MKKRYGILAVAVILLLALWGVLYQSRKEDGKEEKKSIRIGVTLYRGDDSFINTLRGNIEEQAKEYEKETGIKVVMEIVDAKGNQNTQNSQVDRFISLGYDAICVNIVDRSVASNIIGKAMDADLPVVFFNREPVEEDMRRWEKLYYVGENAKESAVLQGNILVDAYKKDSSSLDLNGDGKVSYVLLEGENSHQDSLIRTEWSIQTLKDGGVPLEKITGGIANWDRSQASAWMEQWLLEYPDEVEVVICNNDDMALGAADALDRKGDLRPVKIVGIDGTPQGLEGLRTGRLFGTVQCDSQEYASVIFKIAAAESLGQKVQEIVKLDRDKYYECSQKALTTH; translated from the coding sequence ATGAAGAAACGATATGGTATTCTTGCAGTTGCGGTTATCCTGCTGCTGGCACTTTGGGGTGTGTTATATCAAAGCCGGAAGGAGGACGGAAAGGAAGAAAAAAAATCCATTCGCATTGGAGTGACTTTATACCGCGGAGACGATTCCTTTATCAATACCCTCAGGGGAAATATTGAGGAACAGGCCAAAGAGTATGAGAAGGAAACAGGAATTAAGGTAGTCATGGAAATCGTGGATGCCAAGGGGAATCAGAATACTCAGAACAGTCAGGTGGACCGTTTCATTTCTCTGGGCTATGATGCCATCTGTGTAAATATTGTGGATCGTTCCGTAGCATCCAATATTATCGGTAAAGCAATGGATGCGGACTTGCCGGTGGTGTTCTTTAACCGGGAACCGGTGGAGGAGGATATGAGGCGATGGGAAAAGCTTTACTATGTTGGGGAAAATGCGAAAGAGTCTGCGGTTCTTCAGGGAAATATACTGGTGGATGCCTATAAAAAAGATTCCTCATCCCTTGACTTAAATGGGGATGGAAAGGTCAGCTATGTCCTTTTGGAGGGAGAAAACAGCCATCAGGACTCCCTGATCCGTACGGAATGGTCGATTCAGACCTTAAAAGATGGCGGGGTACCATTAGAAAAGATCACCGGAGGAATTGCTAATTGGGACAGAAGCCAGGCTTCGGCCTGGATGGAGCAATGGCTTTTGGAGTATCCGGATGAAGTGGAAGTGGTAATCTGCAACAATGATGACATGGCCTTGGGAGCAGCCGATGCCCTGGATCGAAAAGGGGACTTAAGACCAGTTAAGATTGTAGGGATCGACGGCACACCTCAGGGTCTTGAAGGGCTGCGCACGGGAAGGTTGTTTGGAACGGTGCAATGCGACAGCCAGGAGTATGCCAGTGTGATTTTTAAGATTGCCGCCGCAGAGTCTCTTGGGCAAAAGGTACAGGAAATTGTAAAACTGGACCGGGATAAGTATTATGAGTGCAGCCAGAAGGCCCTGACAACCCATTAA
- a CDS encoding galactose/methyl galactoside ABC transporter permease MglC — translation MQTKKINAKDFLINNGIIVVLIMLAIFTAIKQPSFGTPDNLKNIALNVAPRFIIACGVSGCLITRGTDLSAGRMVGLSACLAGTLLQKPGYSGKFFPNLPDFGIWWVFVVLLICIAVCAIFGLINGMVVSFLQVPAFIGTLGMQLIVYGVCLVYTNATPIGGYRAAYTEVAKGRLLGVIPYLFLIALAIGLIIWFVYNKTPHGKYMYAIGGNEQAAEVSGVNTKKTKIIIYVTAAALYALGGFLVGAKSGGSSVNMGMGWELEAIAACTIGGVSVNGGIGKVSGVLIGVLVFEILKTCLQYLGVDTNYQYIAQGIVIVVAIALDIRKYIAKK, via the coding sequence ATGCAAACTAAAAAAATAAATGCGAAGGATTTTCTTATTAATAATGGAATCATCGTTGTACTGATTATGCTGGCTATTTTTACTGCAATTAAACAGCCGTCCTTTGGTACCCCTGATAACTTGAAAAACATTGCTTTAAACGTAGCACCCCGTTTTATCATTGCATGCGGCGTATCTGGCTGTCTGATAACCAGAGGTACGGACCTTTCTGCCGGACGTATGGTTGGTCTTTCTGCCTGTCTTGCAGGTACTTTGCTTCAGAAGCCTGGGTACAGCGGTAAGTTTTTCCCTAATCTTCCTGATTTCGGCATCTGGTGGGTATTCGTAGTACTGCTAATTTGTATCGCTGTATGCGCCATTTTCGGTCTGATCAACGGTATGGTGGTTTCTTTTCTTCAGGTTCCGGCCTTTATCGGAACTCTGGGTATGCAGCTGATCGTTTACGGTGTATGCCTTGTTTATACCAATGCAACTCCTATCGGTGGTTACCGGGCGGCTTATACAGAGGTGGCAAAGGGCAGGCTTTTAGGAGTGATTCCTTACTTATTTTTAATCGCCCTTGCCATTGGGCTGATAATCTGGTTTGTTTATAACAAGACACCTCACGGCAAATATATGTACGCCATCGGCGGCAATGAGCAGGCAGCAGAAGTTTCCGGTGTAAATACAAAGAAAACAAAAATCATTATCTATGTGACAGCGGCAGCTCTTTATGCATTGGGAGGATTCCTCGTAGGTGCAAAATCCGGCGGTTCCTCTGTTAATATGGGAATGGGCTGGGAGCTGGAAGCCATTGCGGCATGTACCATTGGAGGCGTGTCCGTGAACGGCGGTATTGGTAAGGTATCCGGTGTTTTGATCGGTGTACTGGTATTCGAGATTTTAAAAACCTGTCTGCAGTATCTGGGCGTTGACACCAACTATCAGTATATTGCGCAGGGAATCGTTATTGTAGTTGCGATTGCTCTGGACATCAGAAAGTATATTGCAAAGAAGTAG
- a CDS encoding galactose ABC transporter substrate-binding protein: protein MRLLKKALAVGLASAMVFSMAGCGAGSKGTTAAPTEATTAETKKEDTSAAETTADAVKDAVGGDVADKKVGISIYKFDDNFMTLYRTELQRYLTEDLGFKKENVVIQDGKGDQAEQTNQIQNFITQKYDVLILNLVQASSAPEITDMCKEAGIPVVYINREPDTQEEQRWKDDKINATYVGCDARQSGTYQGEEILETSTKGDINGDGVVSYIMIQGDPENVDAQYRTEFSVKALTDSGAQVKELLKQRGDWDQAKAQQIAQDALTQYGDQIEVIFCNNDAMALGALQAIEAAGRTVNKDIYLVGVDALTEAVQNVLDDKQTGTVFNDHFSQAHAAGDMAVKFIKGESVENVNMVDYIKVTKENAQEILDKLK, encoded by the coding sequence ATGAGATTACTCAAAAAAGCATTAGCAGTAGGTCTTGCGTCAGCAATGGTATTTTCCATGGCAGGCTGCGGAGCTGGTTCCAAGGGGACTACAGCTGCCCCGACAGAGGCAACTACAGCAGAGACTAAGAAGGAGGATACAAGCGCAGCAGAAACCACCGCAGATGCAGTAAAAGATGCTGTTGGCGGAGATGTGGCGGATAAGAAAGTCGGTATCTCAATTTACAAATTTGATGATAACTTTATGACACTTTACCGGACAGAGCTTCAGCGCTATCTGACAGAAGACTTAGGCTTTAAGAAAGAAAATGTTGTTATCCAGGATGGTAAGGGTGATCAGGCAGAACAGACCAATCAGATCCAGAACTTCATCACTCAGAAATACGATGTATTGATTTTAAACCTTGTGCAGGCTTCTTCTGCTCCGGAAATCACAGATATGTGTAAGGAAGCCGGAATCCCGGTTGTTTACATTAACCGTGAACCAGATACTCAGGAAGAGCAGAGATGGAAAGATGACAAAATCAACGCTACTTATGTAGGCTGTGATGCAAGACAGTCCGGAACCTATCAGGGGGAAGAAATTCTTGAAACCTCCACGAAGGGTGATATTAACGGTGACGGCGTTGTTTCCTATATCATGATCCAGGGTGATCCTGAGAACGTAGATGCTCAGTACAGAACAGAATTCTCTGTTAAGGCTCTTACTGATTCAGGAGCACAGGTGAAAGAACTGTTAAAGCAGCGCGGTGACTGGGATCAGGCAAAAGCTCAGCAGATCGCTCAGGATGCTTTAACACAGTATGGCGACCAGATCGAAGTAATCTTCTGCAATAACGATGCTATGGCACTTGGTGCTCTTCAGGCAATCGAAGCAGCAGGACGTACCGTAAACAAAGACATCTATTTAGTAGGTGTTGATGCTCTGACAGAGGCTGTTCAGAATGTTCTCGATGACAAGCAGACAGGTACCGTATTCAACGATCACTTCTCACAGGCTCATGCAGCAGGCGATATGGCTGTTAAGTTTATTAAGGGTGAATCTGTCGAAAATGTAAATATGGTAGACTATATTAAAGTTACCAAGGAGAATGCTCAGGAAATTCTTGATAAGTTAAAATAA